The Fictibacillus phosphorivorans genomic sequence CATCAGCTGCAAGCTAAATCTTATTAAAACTGATTAACAATGTGTATAATTTAAAAAGTTAATGTATGTGGAGTCTGACTGAACTTTTTCAGCAGACTCTTTTATTTTATAAATGATAGGAGTTTTTATTTGTGAAGCACCGCAGATTGTTAGTCTACCTAGTTGCACTTGCTGCGTTTCTCGGTCCTTTTTCTCAAACGATCTACGTACCTCTTATTCCTGAGGTGACGAGAGAACTTCATACGACACCTTTTTTGGTTAACTTTTCAATTTCGATCTATACCATTTTTCTAGCTTTGATGCAGATGGTTTATGGACCACTTACGGATTCAATCGGACGGCGTAAAGTGATGCTAACTGGTATCCTCATTTACTTAGTGGCTACAATCGGATGTTATTTTTCTTCAAGCATTGAATTTCTTTTAGTGTGTCGCTCTCTGCAAGCCATCGGAATTGCTGCGGGTTCCGTTGTAGCGGTAACGGTCATTGGTGATCTATTCGAAGGAAAAGATCGGATCCAACCTATGGGAACCTTTCAAATGATGGTGTCACTCGGCCCTGTCTTAGGTCCTGTAGTTGGTGGTTTTTTAAGTGCTTCTTTCGACTTCCATATGATTTTTATTGCGTTAATGTGTGTTGGATTTATTATCTTGGCAGGAAATTTTATCTTCTTGCACGAAACAAAACCAAGTACATCAAAAAAACAGAACTTTAGATTTTTAGATTTCCTTTCTATTTTGCAAAACCGTATTGGTTACACTGTTATCGGTTTAGGATTTATTCAATACTACGCTCTGTATAACTTCTTAGTATTTCTACCAGCTATTATGAGTGAAAGGTACTCATTGTCTGTAGAACAAAAGGGTTTGGTTTTCCTACCGCTATCACTAGGAATCGTAGTGGGAAGCTTTTTTGGCGGCAAAATGAGAAAATATAATGAACGAAAAGTGATTGTATACTCTGCCTTTTTGAACGTCGTTTCTTTATTTTTATTTATCCTAGTTTCGAACGTGTCGCTCATCTTATTGATCATTTCAATCTCGTTTTTCGGTCTGTTCTTAGGTATGTCATTACCCGTTCAGACAGCTCTTCTTACACAAGAGTTTCAATCCAATCGTGCTACGGCAATCGGTACGTATAACTTTTTTAGGTACATGGGGATGTCGATTGGACCCCTGTTAGGCAGTTTCCTCTATCATCTTGGTAGTTACGGTTTGGTATATGGTTTTGTAGATGCAATCTTACTACTTTTTGTCATTTTAATGAGAAAACATTTAATACAAAATAAAAAATCCCTCAATTAGATTTTAGAAGCTATTATTTAGGGTATATTGAATCCATACCGTTCTTGCTGTAAGCTAAGATTAAACAAAAGTTAGACAGGATGTATGAGTATGTATCTTACTATAAAAGAAACGGCTGAATATTTATCAATGCCTGAAGCGGTAGTTGAAAGCTTAGTACAGCAGAATAAAATCCGTACCATTTTTGACGGTGACCAGCATCTTATTAACAAGGAACAGTTCAATACTCATTTTGAACAGTTGGAAAAATATAAGAAGATGGTTGAGGAGTACTTGAGTGAACCTATCCCTGAAGACTGGGATGCTAAAGACGAAGATTAAAGTAATGATAAATTAGGGTAGATGGGGAGAGTGGAAAAGAGATGCATAGAGATAAGGCGCTGCATTCTTTTTTAATGGAGAAAACATGGCAGTTGACGGAAGATTGGTACCAATCCATTGATAAATCAAAGGCCACGGGGGTATACGCTTCCACAAATCCCAAGACGATCGAAACGCTAAAAAAACAAAATCACGAATTTCACGAACATTTTTGTGAGGTTTTTGTTACGGAAGAAAGTAAATTTCTAAAAGACTTTGAAAAATGGGTGTTAATGATCGCTCAAGACGATGAGCACTTGAACACACCTTTAACGGTCATCATGAAAGAATTTTTCAACGTACAAAAGCAATATTTAAATCTCATACAAGAATTCGTTAATCTTCATCAAGGTGAATATCCTCAAACGATCATTGATGCATGGAATGAAATTATTATTGATACGTTTAATAAAATTATGACGTGGTTTGTTGAAGAAAACCAAAAGTATAGTGAAGAAAAATTAATTGCGCAGCAAGAGATGATCAACGAGCTAAGTTCACCTGTCATCGCCCTGAATAATCATATGGGACTTCTGCCATTAATCGGTGTGATTGACACACAAAGAGCCAAGTATATCGTTGAAAATACGCTCGAGCAGTGTACCGAAAAAGAGATCACACATCTTTTTATAGATCTCTCTGGTGTTCTAATCATTGATACGATGGTCGCTCAGCAGATTTTCTCTCTTATTGAAACGCTCGGTCTCATCGGAGTAAAGTCAACCTTATCTGGCATCCGACCTGAAATTGCTATGACCGCCATTCAATTAGGATTATCCTTTGAGAAAGTTTCCATAAAGTCGAGTCTTGCTCAAGCGATCGGTTCACAACAATAACGAATAACATGATAGAACGGAGACCAGGGGGACCTGGTCTTTTATTTTTGTATATCAGAATTTGTCCATGCCACCTTCTCATAAACTTTAAATGTACATCATTTTCTAAAAAGGGTGTTGAGAATGGACATTTTCGAAGGTTTAACGGGGGAAGTGATTTTACCTGACGATCCGCAATATGACGCTGCACGGCAAGAATGGAATAGAGCCATTCAAAAGTTTCCTAGTGTTATTGTCTATTGTTCTGAATATGAAGATGTAAGCCAAGCTATTTTGTGGGCACAAAAATATGGTAAAGATATTCGAATCCGATCAGGTGGTCATCATTACGAAGGCTATTCGGCGGGTAATGGTGTATTGGTTATAGACATCAGTCGGTTGAATGATGTAACTATTAATGAGGAAAATGGAAGGGTTAAAGTTCAAGCAGGTATTCAAAACAAAGATCTCTATCAAGCGATAGGTTCTAGAGGATATCCATTTCCAGGAGGAACTTGCCCTACTGTAGGCGTAAGTGGCTTTGTGCTTGGTGCAGGATGGGGTTT encodes the following:
- a CDS encoding excisionase family DNA-binding protein produces the protein MYLTIKETAEYLSMPEAVVESLVQQNKIRTIFDGDQHLINKEQFNTHFEQLEKYKKMVEEYLSEPIPEDWDAKDED
- a CDS encoding MFS transporter → MKHRRLLVYLVALAAFLGPFSQTIYVPLIPEVTRELHTTPFLVNFSISIYTIFLALMQMVYGPLTDSIGRRKVMLTGILIYLVATIGCYFSSSIEFLLVCRSLQAIGIAAGSVVAVTVIGDLFEGKDRIQPMGTFQMMVSLGPVLGPVVGGFLSASFDFHMIFIALMCVGFIILAGNFIFLHETKPSTSKKQNFRFLDFLSILQNRIGYTVIGLGFIQYYALYNFLVFLPAIMSERYSLSVEQKGLVFLPLSLGIVVGSFFGGKMRKYNERKVIVYSAFLNVVSLFLFILVSNVSLILLIISISFFGLFLGMSLPVQTALLTQEFQSNRATAIGTYNFFRYMGMSIGPLLGSFLYHLGSYGLVYGFVDAILLLFVILMRKHLIQNKKSLN
- a CDS encoding STAS domain-containing protein, whose amino-acid sequence is MHRDKALHSFLMEKTWQLTEDWYQSIDKSKATGVYASTNPKTIETLKKQNHEFHEHFCEVFVTEESKFLKDFEKWVLMIAQDDEHLNTPLTVIMKEFFNVQKQYLNLIQEFVNLHQGEYPQTIIDAWNEIIIDTFNKIMTWFVEENQKYSEEKLIAQQEMINELSSPVIALNNHMGLLPLIGVIDTQRAKYIVENTLEQCTEKEITHLFIDLSGVLIIDTMVAQQIFSLIETLGLIGVKSTLSGIRPEIAMTAIQLGLSFEKVSIKSSLAQAIGSQQ